Proteins encoded within one genomic window of Desulfotalea psychrophila LSv54:
- the trfA gene encoding plasmid replication initiator TrfA, whose protein sequence is MAENAEEKKSHYLNVVLRDLGAKLSKRDYDSWCKELTIECSTENDLCGVTLIFLEKAQAQYFEEQFGEIVRKALPSEDVHHIKYELTKQPVQLFLPNYGESYRHVPNEFTRSALFAVGAKKIPRRLFKNEVIPVIGDNVSITYTGEELRQDDEDVWLQLIFLCILSDKAIDDSPTIEFTPRYFCKIVGWPVSGYYYTKLEKVIERLKVTGLKVSARNGGDKVSNLSLIRKYYIRKGAEEDSVRLKTWQVWLEPEIVRLFARNSYTTLEWDMRMSFKSALSKWLHGYYKSHQKPFPVKIETLMKGCGSKMTCIRNFKKELLKSLEELKKAGFLAKWEVNPKTDIVTVTRT, encoded by the coding sequence ATGGCTGAAAATGCTGAGGAGAAAAAGAGTCATTATTTGAATGTCGTCTTGAGAGATCTTGGGGCAAAACTCTCTAAGCGGGATTATGATTCTTGGTGTAAAGAACTGACTATTGAGTGTAGTACTGAAAATGATTTGTGTGGTGTAACACTAATATTTTTAGAAAAAGCTCAAGCTCAATATTTTGAAGAGCAGTTTGGGGAAATTGTAAGAAAAGCTTTACCCTCAGAAGACGTACATCATATTAAGTATGAGCTGACCAAACAGCCTGTTCAGTTGTTTTTGCCTAATTATGGAGAAAGCTATCGGCATGTTCCTAATGAATTTACCAGGTCTGCGTTGTTTGCAGTTGGAGCAAAAAAAATTCCTCGAAGACTGTTCAAAAATGAAGTAATCCCTGTAATTGGTGATAATGTTTCTATTACTTATACGGGTGAAGAATTGCGTCAGGATGATGAAGATGTGTGGTTGCAACTTATTTTTCTTTGTATACTATCTGACAAAGCAATTGATGACAGCCCCACAATAGAATTTACGCCTCGATATTTTTGCAAAATTGTTGGTTGGCCTGTCAGTGGCTATTACTACACAAAACTTGAAAAAGTCATAGAGCGATTAAAGGTAACAGGTTTAAAGGTTTCCGCTAGAAATGGAGGAGATAAAGTCTCAAACTTATCTCTGATCAGAAAGTACTATATAAGAAAAGGGGCAGAAGAAGATTCTGTGAGGCTCAAAACTTGGCAGGTATGGCTTGAGCCTGAGATTGTACGGCTGTTCGCTCGAAACAGCTATACAACGCTAGAATGGGATATGCGAATGAGTTTTAAGAGTGCTTTGTCAAAATGGCTGCACGGTTATTATAAGAGCCACCAAAAACCCTTTCCTGTCAAAATTGAAACACTGATGAAAGGTTGTGGGTCTAAGATGACTTGTATAAGAAATTTCAAAAAAGAGTTGCTGAAATCTTTAGAAGAATTAAAGAAAGCTGGCTTTTTAGCAAAGTGGGAAGTTAACCCTAAAACAGATATTGTCACAGTTACTCGGACTTAA
- a CDS encoding ParA family protein: MKKIIVFVSQKGGVGKSTFARAVAVVFKKAGYSVKVADMDTQQTTCVDWHKRRKSNAVEPLLDHIVSCRTVEEALADQEDYDIVILDGAPRGSRLTLEICALADLVVQASGAGRDDLDPAVLLFHELAAKGIDKSKMYLALCRVGTKAEEAGASDYIQRGGYNTVAGALFEKACYRQAQNEGKTILETSFKTANQSGAVVIQNLMNIFFDTTK; the protein is encoded by the coding sequence ATGAAAAAAATAATTGTATTTGTTAGCCAGAAGGGTGGTGTTGGCAAGTCAACTTTTGCTAGAGCTGTTGCGGTCGTGTTCAAGAAGGCGGGCTACTCTGTTAAGGTCGCAGATATGGATACTCAGCAAACAACATGTGTAGATTGGCATAAGAGGCGAAAGAGCAACGCAGTAGAACCATTGCTGGATCATATTGTTTCTTGTCGAACAGTTGAAGAGGCTTTAGCTGACCAAGAAGATTATGATATTGTTATTCTTGATGGTGCGCCCCGTGGATCCAGGTTGACATTAGAAATTTGTGCTTTGGCTGATCTAGTTGTCCAGGCCAGTGGCGCTGGTCGTGATGATCTTGACCCTGCGGTGCTTCTTTTCCACGAGTTAGCAGCAAAGGGTATAGATAAATCCAAAATGTATCTTGCTTTGTGTCGTGTAGGTACAAAGGCAGAGGAGGCTGGCGCATCGGATTATATTCAACGAGGTGGCTATAATACAGTGGCAGGGGCATTATTTGAAAAAGCCTGTTACCGGCAAGCTCAGAATGAAGGCAAGACTATATTGGAAACATCATTCAAAACAGCTAATCAGAGTGGTGCAGTTGTGATACAAAACTTGATGAATATTTTCTTTGACACAACTAAATAA